In Sardina pilchardus chromosome 8, fSarPil1.1, whole genome shotgun sequence, a genomic segment contains:
- the si:ch211-12e13.12 gene encoding uncharacterized protein si:ch211-12e13.12 — translation MVTEDKSREGNMTKSTKTSKVTKLSGAMTGGQRELTQRTARLYDDREKVIYEESLGESSCTGTEDCGDDKENRRQKAITPTEIASNGTIPSDMREKSVHEEASPVVTCDLRLRGSSGQIWSGTEDDITEEPDLTSVERSSSLSFLDWQNRDDSDVQTTLAIEVDINKTEVVLIDEDDDMSLRERTVTDVSMMDGNAAELVCGRLLSISTDSSSECKEESLAAETPLPASDVIKKRHCCFCTIL, via the exons ATGGTGACGGAAGACAAATCAA GGGAAGGCAACATGACTAAAAGCACAAAGACATCAAAAGTGACAAAACTTTCTGGTGCCATGACTGGGGGTCAACGAGAGTTGACCCAGAGGACTGCAAGGCTTTATGACGACAGGGAGAAGGTGATCTATGAGGAAAGCCTGGGAGAATCCTCCTGCACTGGAACAGAAGACTGTGGAGATGATAAGGAGAACAGGCGGCAAAAGGCCATAACGCCGACAGAGATAGCATCCAATGGCACGATTCCGTCAGACATGAGAGAGAAGTCCGTCCACGAAGAGGCCAGTCCAGTGGTCACATGTGACCTACGACTAAGAGGGTCAAGTGGGCAGATCTGGAGCGGTACGGAGGATGACATCACAGAGGAGCCAGACTTGACCTCCGTGGAGAGGTCTTCCTCACTGTCCTTCCTGGACTGGCAAAACAGGGATGACTCGGACGTGCAGACCACGCTGGCCATCGAGGTGGACATCAACAAGACGGAGGTGGTCCTGATCGACGAGGACGACGACATGTCTCTGAGGGAGAGGACCGTGACGGACGTCTCGATGATGGACGGGAATGCCGCGGAGCTCGTGTGCGGCAGACTCCTGTCCATTTCCACAGACTCGTCTTCCGAGTGCAAAGAGGAAAGCCTTGCTGCCGAAACTCCACTGCCGGCCAGTGATGTAATCAAAAAGCGCCATTGTTGTTTTTGCACGATCCTATGA
- the si:ch211-12e13.1 gene encoding uncharacterized protein si:ch211-12e13.1, protein MDRYKNLILVAVPACAIYAICLNLYKSFRRNKCVVFESRRTLPCYLYLYVRCKIQSFRKRKGQLYPHGAKTVNPTFTILNCRLNVDDVRWYCWAAGYGWDYPDSVFRDIPLCFCDVLCCRLLAMVISSHDFRLSPQGLFPVCQTIRKFEPIDELKRFSFSLEAGVGDYRPVDSGVEVDVWFKALRADRPVWESVVTMLSPRDYPASNVKLQSNCVDAAVEKKSLDIKVPLLTGLKSAWAFSDISLKNVLVLPSRLAIVGRSTTHCLWMMSQCLAEIEKHNGADAVRAPLSVSVQFKQQLELQKKVIIHFWQATDEGCQQPVCRFQLQDSRGTAYILGEIIREPD, encoded by the exons ATGGATCGTTACAAAAACTTAATTTTGGTTGCTGTGCCTGCATGTGCCATTTACGCCATCTGTTTAAACTTATACAAGTCATTCAGACGGAACAAATGCGTAGTTTTCGAATCCAGGAGAACCCTTCCATGCTACCTGTACCTTTACGTCAGGTGCAAAATTCAGTCGTTCCGTAAACGGAAAGGTCAGTTGTATCCTCACGGGGCCAAAACTGTCAACCCTACGTTTACTATTCTCAACTGCAG GTTGAATGTGGATGATGTACGATGGTACTGCTGGGCCGCCGGGTATGGTTGGGACTACCCAGATAGTGTCTTCAGGGACATCCCACTGTGTTTCTGTGACGTCCTTTGTTGTCGGTTGCTGGCAATGGTAATATCCTCCCATGATTTCAGGTTAAGCCCTCAAG GTCTTTTCCCTGTGTGCCAAACCATAAGGAAATTTGAGCCAATAGATGAGTTGAAGagattctccttctctctggagGCAGGCGTGGGTGACTACAGGCCAGTTGACAgtggtgtggaggtggatgtCTGGTTTAAGGCCCTGAGAGCTGATCGCCCAGTATGGGAGAGTGTTGTGACCATGCTCTCCCCAAGAGATTACCCAGCATCTAATGTCAAGCTCCAGTCCAATTGTGTAGATG cagctGTTGAAAAGAAGTCACTGGACATCAAGGTGCCATTGCTCACTGGGCTGAAGTCTGCGTGGGCCTTCTCTGACATCTCCTTGAAGAACGTCCTTGTTCTTCCATCAAGATTGGCGATTGTGGGACGTTCCACCACTCACTGCCTATGGATGATGTCCCAGTGTCTAGCTGAGATTGAGAAACACAACG GGGCTGATGCTGTACGAGCTCCACTGTCTGTGTCAGTCCAGTTCAAGCAGCAACTGGAATTGCAGAAGAAGGTCATCATTCATTTTTGGCAAGCCACAGATGAGGGCTGTCAGCAGCCTGTGTGCAGATTTCAGCTACAGGATAGCAGAGGAACCGCCTACATCTTGGGAGAGATAATCAGGGAACCTGACTGA